The window tatttctgaaattatttttttgaacagGGCAATGCTTGAGCTGGACCAGATTCTTAAGGCGAATGAGATCAACTTTGCTATTCTAGCTGCTTTACCAgcattcttcctctctcttATTTTGCTCATGGTAGTGCGTGCATGGTTTAAACAGGTAGGAAGACTGTAGATCTCCTCTGTTGTTTTTAGAGGATATTTTCATGAGTGAGATGTATATTTGCCTGTCTATGCATGCAGCGTTTGATGCAGTTCATTGCACTGTTCCAATTAAGGTCCCGTCTACAGTGACGTGGGCCAACATCCATGCTTGTTTCCTTGAGTAGATGGaatcatttattcatttttcccTTGCTGATATAAACTACTTCATGAGTCGTATAATTTCCATATCAAGGTTTTCTGTCACCGTTTGAGACATTTCTCCCTGCAGTCTTTTTTCTACCCCagaaaatcataatttatttatggcCAATTTCTATTACTGTTGGAAGGTACTCTACTTCATGATTCCTTGAATGAGATACACTAGTTCATTGCCTGTGGTTCCCATCACAAACTTATCATAGCAATCTATCTGTAGTTATGCTGAGATTAAATTTAGCTTGAAGTTTGTCATTGATATTCAAAAACAGTtggtttcctttttttaataggttattGGAGCCAACTGTTCACTCACCAAATtccttttatatcaataaaattttacttttacctattaaaaaaaaaaaaaaaaaaaactgttcacTCACCAAATTAGTCTCTCTTCTCTTTTAATCTCTTTTAACCTCCTTGGAGCCAGTTccctccccccaccccctctttcctcttttctatTGTCTCGTTGTCTTCAGTGGGAGAGTGCTGTAATGTAGTTTATATGCTACCACTTTCAACATCAGCTCATGCTTATAGCAGCCAATCATCCGTTACTGACTgatgatttttaaaatagaaatttctaaaaactcataatttttatgtctattattatatttttttttatctaaattacaCTCTCCccaagatttgaaaaatataacctTATACTACAGAACAGTTACTATTGTTCTTTGGGATTGGTAGGAAGCTTGGGATTGCCAGTTTTGGTAACAAGATTATATGCACTGGAACAGTCAGGAATTATGATTAAAGATGTGTAGTTTTGAACAGATTCATTTTAGTGTTTTGTTCTGATTTAAAGAACAATAATGCTTCTGCATCCAATCACATCTTGGCCCAAAACACACGCTCATAGACTGAGGCATGTTGCTATGAAACACGGAGCTATCAATCCATTGAATTTTTGGGCATCCAGTGAAGGATGATATTCCATTATAGAGGCCTGTATGGACATCACTGAAAGAGATTGAATTTTTCCGTTCACCTTTTGATGGAGTAACCTTCACTACCCACTGCGAGGAGTTATCAATCCTTTCTAAGTTCCGTTATCACTACaattagttttcttttccttccctcCCTGTTTAAGGCATAGCCTTATCTCAATTTTCGCTTTTGTAAAACAGGATACCAGAGCAGAAGGAAGGGGTAGAATGGCTCGGCTCCAACGGAGACTACTTATTGTGGAGGTTGAGAAAAGGATTATGCAATTCCAAACTTATGTTGACCAAAATCAGGTAAGAAGTTAAATCAATTGTCAATTTTTATCGAaagaatattttcctttaatgaGTGGCTACTTGCTTgtgtttgttttactttttcgGTATTAGAAAGAGCTAAGCCCATAGAAgccataaaatcatgaattcaGGTTTGCAatgttccattgcatattattaGTATGGATAGGACTTTCTGCAATTTCATGTCAGTCTATATGAATTTTATGCATTCCTCAAGTAACATCCTGAATTAAACCTTCTCTTAAAGCCACAGTTTTGATGATAGGCAATGAAAACTTtccttttcaacttttaatgAGCACTACTATAGGCTGTCTTCTATCTCCCTGAATTACCACTCCCACTCGCAAGTTGTTAGATTGAATTAACACCCTTTGCACTCATTCTCCGCTCGAGGAAATTTCTGCtaatatcttaatatttaatgcCACACTGTCTCGTATGATTGGGTGGTAAGCATGATGTAGATTGGGGACAAGTTTACTAATGACAGAATTGTCTTAATATTTGGATAGAGTGTTCTATAGGATCTCTTTTTTTCCTAGACTGGCTTACTTTTGGTGGTGCACTGTCATAACTCTGGTGTTTTATGGTCCTACTTCGCAACCACCATCAGTCACAGCAATACATGCAAGGACACATGGCTTCCATATACAATTGGGTTCTCTGGCAGAAATCTTCAACATCATCATTTACCTTCTATCTTATTGTGTGGCCAGATCTCAtcataagaaattgaaaagggaactgaaaaataatttaccggatatatattgttttagaGTACGGCAAAAGTTCCAAGCATTCAGTTGCATGTTATCGAGTATTTTGATCCAATTTCATAACTGGTATTTGACAATTATTGTTCCCAGGTTCTTGTGtacttgaacttatcaaaaaaaaaagaaggttctTGTGTACTTGAATGAATGACAAGTTTTTGGGCTACTTCCATCATTATTTGCGAAttaagaagataataaaatgttacttaCTTCAATAATAAACACCACTCCTGGTTTATAATCGAAAAAAATCCTCACGTCATGTACTTTTCAGGAAAAGGATGCACAGTGCATGTTTGGACTGATGTTATACAGTCTTGATCGCCTATATCGTGCTGTTGAGAGGCATGCAAAAGCAACCGGGGAATGGCAGTGGTCAGTTTTATTTTGGCTGTTTTTGTGTTTCGGTTCCTTCTTAAATACATGTGTGCTTGCATGTGtgcatgaaatatatatatatatatatagagagagagagagagagagatttgaatTTAGACGCAGAGTTAACCAGTAATGCTATTTTGAACAGTTTGAGACAGGATATTATTGATCTGGGAAAGCCTGGCCTTCAAACTACTTATAAGCTCTTGGTGACCTCACGCATGGAGCGGATTTATGACTGCTTGCTTCCGGCATTCAAACGACAATAGTACTTCCATCTTTCTTCCTCCCTCCCCCCTTCACTTTCCCCCAATCTTTTTGCATTATAAATTGCTGCATCACAATTTTTGGGATGGTAATTTTGCTTCAGAGATTTTTTGCATTTGTTTCATccaatttttccttctttcattttcatcatgTGAAATTTAGGAAGACTCTAGTCTGGGACCTCTCttccagaaaataaaaataactttgctTGGATTATGGTTATAGCACATGATGTGTGCTTGGGGGAAGCTGAAGTTATATATGTTGCTTCTCCTTTTTTTGTATTCTGATATTTGAGAGAGAACTTGAGAGGCTGTTCAAACATATTATACCCCTCaaagatggtttttttttcattttcagagtgaaCTCCAGATAAATTGAAAGTGTAGTAGTCATGATCCATATCTTCTATATACGCAATGTTACAGCATCGACATAGTTCATGTGTATTATTAAGTATGTAATGCAGAATGAGGGAGAACATAAAGCATTTGCCTTGTTGTCATTGATTATGTTTATTAGTTGACCAAATGACATGTTCTCTTCCACAGTTTTAAAATTGAACATGGAGAAAGTCTTGTAGTAGCCGTTAACAAAAAGGATTGACACCAGgatcttaatatccaaattaCTTGGGGCTGATTTAGGAACACAATTGTTTTTAgatattcacaaattatttactactatttcactactatttacaaactattttactactagtCAGATGATCTAAGATATTCTTAGCTTCCAAACAGGGCCTTAATCTCCATGATCTCAACACAACCAAATATGTTTAGGgttagtctatatatagtttCCAAATGAGGACTGCTTATGCAAGcatatatagttatgttttaaaaaattttaaaattataataatatctcttttaaaatgatttttttttccttttatcccAATTCATTAATAGGATTGTACATGCAGTCCTTCATttaggactgcaaatagaatttttcaacaAAAGTGTCTAcgacttaaaaaaataataaatgaggtATATAATAAAGTTATACAGGATCGCAAGAAAAAATTGAGCCCATTAAATAGGGGTTTCTTTCGGTAACAATTCTATAGAAattagggatttttttttttccctctcttgcGGTGGCCATTTTTAGTGGGTATTTTGGATCTATTGTGCAACATCACCTTTAGCAACGTGAGATGTGTTGCTCCTTTTCAGTGCCAGGTAGTAGTGTATGCCTTATTCTATTTGTAAGTTGATGTGGAGACACATCCTGCATGTTACTAATAAGAGCATGTTAttgcaaataataataataataataataataataataataataataataataataataataagagcatgtttgaacattatgagaattttcataattctcaaaatttttcataatttcaatgtcaaatatcattaaaaaacaaaacaatttttcataatttcaatcTCAAAtgtcattaaaaaacaaaacactttttaattttaaattttcatctctttcatctaatcaatacttaatcattattcaaatacaaaaatcaatacaatttttacaaatttcaagaCGAAagtaatattagaaaattacattcaaacaattttttaactttataatatttttattcaattctttctcacattttttaaaactcaatataATATCttcactcaaactatttcactaccaTTAAATTATGAGATACTCCAAGTATCCAAACATGTCCTTAGTTTGCAATAGAAGTTTGAaaactaaggtctcgtttggatatagaaacagtttcatcttatatcatctcatcttattattacaacttttacaaattactatacaaaatataataaacaattcaattttttcaaatcttaaaataataataatattaaaaaataatattctaataatattttatttaactaatataaaatcatctcatctcactatctaaacaagtTTTAAATCTTCGTGTCAATAATGTGAAATGTGTATTCTCCGCACCGGCTTGTGAGTAGAAGCATATTTGTagaaatttcattttgttattttttattgttgagtgGAGTTTTTAGATCTTGAGTCtgtgtttttctctctctgaGCAGTATTTCTCCTTTTCTTATAATATGTACATTCGGTGTGTTTGTGTCATACCCTTTGCGCTTTTATGATAGTAAAAGAGATTTGAGCGGATCTTTTGCCTTTATGAATATTGTATCTTTTACACTATAAATTTTCTttaagttttataataaaatagtcaTCAATATCCATGGAGTTCTGTGAAAATAAAAAGGCTTTATAGAGTAATAAACTAAAACCTTTGAAGATAACCTTCAAGAAGTGCAAACTTAAAATTCCTgtgcattataaaaaaatgtatataaaagaagagaaataatatttacagttgttGGACATCTGCATGTTCTCcacacttcttttgaaaaaagtggttaaatttgagactcacataaaaaaaatatttttttaattgcggatccttactttttttcaaaggcaATACGTCCAATTTGTACATCTTAATactgtatctaacattgcttaaaaaaaaaaaaaatgtgagttCCAAACCCATATGGAGGCTAATCtgttatcatattattttactgttatttacaaatattttattattatttataaactattaattattattttactattatttatacaCTACctcattactttttataaatgatttgatttgaaatagCCTTAGCATCAAACGGAACCTTGAATAAATACAAAAGCTCATTACCAAAACATGTcaacgaggaaaaaaaaagtaaaaaagaaaaaagaaataaaagatacaggtaaaagaaataaaaaaatcaatttcatttccttATCGTCCTCTCATTATaatatgattgaaattatttattatattttatttataaatttattatctaatatcacatcatctcataatataaagatgataaaaaaaaaatgatgaatagcaaAAGGAAGACCATTTAGGTCATTATGGGCCAAGGGCAAAAACGAAAAACTGAGGCAGTTTGGGCTTCGGGCTCTTCCGAACGGCTCATAATCGAAGTACCAAGATACCGGAAAGCCGTACAGTGTAACGGCTAGAAAATCCCAAGCGCGTTACTAAAGAAGGAAGGATAGATAGCCGTTGATTTCACATGCATCCAACGCTCCGATTTCAAGAAAGAATCAGACCGTTGGAGCCATcgtttcacaatttttttccttataaatgTTCCACCAAATTCGAGAACTCTGTACCTGTGAAGAGGAAGATACGCAACGAAGACGAAACcaagaagaaaaattcttaGGAAGAGAAGAAATCAATAGAATCAGAGAGAGACGGACAGAGATTTTGGTATTTGGGTTCGACGAGGTGGCGACCACAGACGCTGACGAAGGAGGAGAGACGCGCAACAGTCGCCTCCAAGTGTTTCTTTCGTCGCTTTTGTCGAGCTTTGGAGGTGTTTTTGGCTATAACTCGCAAGAACAAGACATGGCATCGAGAGCTGTTGTTCCTCTTCAAAAGCCCAGAGGTACTCTTGATTCTTTTTGAGTTCTAACTCCTATATTTCTTTGTTGATCTGTAGGTTTGCGACATAAACCCAGTTTCGCTTTGATTCTTTCTGAGTGTGACCGtaatggtgttttttttttttttcccttttgaagTCAACTTTAGTTTCCCATTTTCTCATTTCGTGTACCGTGCGATGTTAACAagaaagaattgaaaaagaaaaaaatgataccTTTTGGAAACAagaaagaattgaaaaagaaaaaaagagattatTTGCCTGTACATGCTGGGATCCAAAGTAGTCTCTGTTTTGGGGTCTTTGATTTAAACAACTTATCAAGCTTGTCGCGATGGCTAAGGGGAATGTGCCCTTGATTATTTctattctttcattttaattttggagGTTTTCCCTTTCGGTTGTCTACCATATCTTTAATCTCGTTGCTGGAGATTCTGCTCTCCGTTTAATTAACATTCGGtttaatttattcataatatGTGATTAGCACCGGAACTGCGTCTGGATCTACTTGTTCAATCTGTTGTTTTAGGAAaattgatgttcttagttttgtCGGAAATCCTCTTAGCCTTGCTTTTGTgttgtagttatttttttatgactcattttttttctttcttatgatTTTTACGGTACTTTCAGGCGAAGTGAAGAAGAATGCACCAGCAGAAGGAAGGACTAGGCGGGTTCTCCAAGATATTGGTAATCTCGTTGTGACTAATGCACAAGCAGCCGCAGAGAAGAACAAGGTGACATCTCAAAACGAGAACTTCTTTGAACTATTTCGTTTTCTGTCAGACTTGCAATCTCCCCTGTTTAATGTGCtgagtttttcaattttcagaaaCTAATCACAGAAGGTGTAGATGCCGTTGCTGGTAATGGGGTCGGTGTAGGGAAAGGCCGGGCAGCAACAAAGTTGGTGGTACCTCAAAAGAATGTAATCAAGAAGCCGATCCCCAAGGAAGTGATAGTGATTAGCTCTGATGAAGAAGACGGGGGTAACTGTGCTGGTGGAAGAAAATCCAGAGGAAGAGAAGTTTCCTCGAAGAAGGAGAATGTCCGGACCTTCACTTCAACCCTCACTGCTCGAAGCAAGGTGggattttttttgtacttttcttGTTCAAGAGTATTGATCTTGTCCTGTTTCTTTGAGTATACTAAACTTGGTTGAACCCCAGGCTGCTTGTGGACTCACCAATAAGCCCAAGGATCCAGTAGAAAACATAGACTCGGGTGATGTTGACAACGAATTGGCAGTAGTCGAGTACGTGGATGACATGTACAATTTCTACAAGCACGCAGAGGTACTGTTTCataactctctctttctctctctctctctctctctctcgctcttgCTCTCTCTCGTTTCTGATGTTAGACTTTGCTAGTGCAGGATTCGAGTAAACTGCATGACTACATGGCCACGCAGCCAGACATAAATGCTAAGATGAGATCAATCCTTGTAGACTGGCTGATTGAAGTTCATCGCAAATTTGAACTCATGCCGGAAACCCTCTATCTTACTATTAACATTGTGGATCGATTCCTTTCTGTGAAGTCTGTCTCTAGGAGGGAACTCCAGTTAGTTGGAATCAGCTCAATGCTCattgcaagcaagtatgaagAGATATGGGCACCAGAGGTAATTAATTGTATACTTTCTTCAATTTACTTGCCCAAAAAAGATTTCTTCAAATGCTGTGCTACTTATGAAAGGTTTTGTTTTGCCTAATTTTTGTGTTCTGAAAATGGCAGGTAAATGACTTCGTTTGCATTTCAGACAACGCTTACATCAGAGAACAGATCTTGgtcaaagaaaaaacaatcttGGAAAAGCTGGAATGGTTGCTGACAGTCCCCACTCCCTATGTCTTCCTGGTTCGATATATTAAAGCCTCTATTCCATCGGATAAGGAGGTACATAAATTTTGTTTCGATTTCAAGACAATTTCATATCCAACattcaaattaatgaaaataaaatacgaGACAATTTGAACTAATTTGTGTGATTTTTGCGATAATGTAGATGGAGAATACAGTATTTTTCCTAGCTGAACTTGGGCTAATGCACTATCCTGCTGTAACTGCTTACTGCCCTTCAAAGATTGCTGCTTCTGCTGTTTATGCTGCACGATGCACCCTTGGTAGGAGCCCTATCTGGACTAGAACTCTAGAGCACCACACAGGCTACTCAGAAGATCAGCTAAAGTAAGCTCTCTCTGTCTTCCTTGATCGCAAGTTCTGCTTGCATACTTGGTCTAATAAAAGAACCAAGTTTTAATATTGACTCTCTCcttgttctaaaatttgatcTGCTTTGCCATGTAACAGGGGTTGCGCTGACCTCTTGGTTAGCTTGCATTCTGCAGCTGCAGAAGGTAAGCTCAAGGCAGTGTATAGGAAGTTCTCATGTTCAGAAAGGGGTGCTGTTGCTCTACAGATCCCAGCCAAAGGCCTTCCAAGCAAGTCGTTGAACTAGTAATGAATTTTTAGATAGATTGTGGTGGTTTTCAAATAGGGGAGAGAGATCATTTTGCTGTTAtgatctttattatatttttttttcttcttcctttggtaGTTGTAGAAACAAGTTGTGTGAAAACAAGTTGTGTGGAGTTCAGGTCTTTTACAGTTATTACTGAAAATTGTGACTTTCTGATCATTTCTTTCAATGTCAAAAGAAGATCGATGTTTGTTGtctcatttgtatttttggCTTCCTAGTCGGGGAAAGCCCCACTCTCTGTGTTGCCTGCCTCTGTTTGTTTGCTTAACAACAGCAAAAGTGCTAcacaatttacacaaaaactAGGGCCTCCTGGCTTGTTTGAATacaaaaattatctcatctcttcatcttacaatttttttaaattttcatacaaaatataataaacacaatttaatttttttaaattttaaaataataataatattaaaaaataatattctaataatattttattcaactcatttaaaatcatctcatctcatctctcacaTCTCACAATCCAAACGAGATTACACCTGTGAAACCTATTGAAAACCTATGGGTTTTGCTTTTGCAAGCCCCCTCGGTGTTTAATTAAAATCTTTCAGAACACCTTTTGagtaaaaagggaaagaaaaaaagtgagatctttACAGAAGGAGAGTGTGTAATCACTACCCAAAAAACCATATCTCAAAAACTTTCTTCATCTAAACAACAGAGAGAGGGGGCAGACAAAGTGTGCgagtcgagagagagagagagggggcgaGAGAAGCTCCTGAATGCGGGGAGGGA is drawn from Juglans regia cultivar Chandler chromosome 5, Walnut 2.0, whole genome shotgun sequence and contains these coding sequences:
- the LOC108983792 gene encoding G2/mitotic-specific cyclin S13-7-like, coding for MASRAVVPLQKPRGEVKKNAPAEGRTRRVLQDIGNLVVTNAQAAAEKNKKLITEGVDAVAGNGVGVGKGRAATKLVVPQKNVIKKPIPKEVIVISSDEEDGGNCAGGRKSRGREVSSKKENVRTFTSTLTARSKAACGLTNKPKDPVENIDSGDVDNELAVVEYVDDMYNFYKHAEDSSKLHDYMATQPDINAKMRSILVDWLIEVHRKFELMPETLYLTINIVDRFLSVKSVSRRELQLVGISSMLIASKYEEIWAPEVNDFVCISDNAYIREQILVKEKTILEKLEWLLTVPTPYVFLVRYIKASIPSDKEMENTVFFLAELGLMHYPAVTAYCPSKIAASAVYAARCTLGRSPIWTRTLEHHTGYSEDQLKGCADLLVSLHSAAAEGKLKAVYRKFSCSERGAVALQIPAKGLPSKSLN